In one Nicotiana sylvestris chromosome 8, ASM39365v2, whole genome shotgun sequence genomic region, the following are encoded:
- the LOC104228044 gene encoding uncharacterized protein: MQINPPYQQCLQLRKWIVENREILASFIARSTSTSGSLISVPMDEEIIPIVNVQSRQNGHTFFIEAKISLPNDLKCFYVLICPNCGQEVRSPVRREIHCMNCNQQNMLTPRCRFDVNLQDTSGSVFGMIMGKEGERILSLTVEEVYERASVNVRIQSKQFTHDHFIIELAK; encoded by the exons ATGCAGATTAATCCACCTTATCAACAATGTTTGCAACTACGTAAATG GATCGTAGAAAACAGAGAAATACTTGCTTCTTTCATTGCGAGGAGCACATCCACATCCGGATCTCTTATTTCTGTTCCAATGGATGAAGAAATAATACCAATTGTAAATGTTCAATCACGGCAGAAC GGACACACCTTTTTCATTGAGGCAAAAATATCACTTCCAAATGACCTCAAGTGTTTTTACGTTTTAATATGTCCAAACTGTGGACAAGAAGTGAGGAGTCCAGTCAGAAGAGAAATTCATTGTATGAACTGCAATCAACAGAATATGTTGACTCCCAG GTGTCGATTTGATGTGAATCTTCAAGATACCTCTGGCTCAGTATTTGGAATGATTATGGGTAAAGAAGGAGAGAGAATATTATCTCTTACTGTAGAAGAGGTTTACGAGCGAGCTTCAGTTAATGTACGTATTCAAAGCAAACAGTTCACACATGATCACTTCATTATTGAACTtgcaaaataa